CGTTCCCGGCCATGCAGAACCACCTCATTCGTTTCGGTCATCTCCCACGCTGCACTCGCCCCGCCCGGTCCGCCAGCGAAGTCCTCCGGAGCTCATCGGGCGGGGATCACCGGACCGGGGCACTCTCGGCCATCGCCTTGGGGCCGCTCGGCCCTGCCGCCCTCGTCTCGTGCGTGCCTACGGTACGAACAGAGCCCGGCAATGAGCGGGCCAGTCACGATCACCGGTGGAGGAGCCATGGCATCCGCCAGCAGACGCCGTCCGATCGTCCTCGGTGTCGACGCCCGAGGTCCCGTTCAGCTCGCGACATCCTGGGCCGCCGACGAGGCTGATCGGCGAGGACTGCCGTTGCTGCTGGTCCATGCCGTTCCCCGGCTGACCACAGACCTGCGCGGCTTCGAGAAGCGCTACCGCGAGGAACTCCACCACAACGGCAGCCAGATGCTCGACCAGGCTGCAGCGTTGGCAGGCGAGCGACACCCCGGCCTGGAGGTGACCAGCACCCTGCTGGACGGCAACCCGGGCCAGGTGCTGTGCCGTGAGTCGAAGCAGGCCGAACTCGTCGTGCTCGGCTCGCGCCGGCTTTCCCGCACGGAGGAGTTCCTCAGCACCTACTCGGTGGCCGTCCCGGTCAGTGCCCAGGCCGTCTGCCCGGTGGTCGTGGTGCGCGGGCCCGAGCACATCACCCAGGACCCGCCCTACTTCGTGGTCGGAGTGGACGGCAGCCCGTCGTCGGCCGCCGCGGTCGACGTCGCCTTCGACCTGGCGGCCCGGCGGGGGGCCGGCCTGCGCGCCATCTGGGTGTGGCAGTCGCAACTGATCGCCCGCGTCGACGAACATGCGGCCGTCCAGACGCTGCGGCGGCTCCTGACCGAGACCACAGCCGGCCATGCCAGCAGGTACCCCGACGTGAGACTGACCCACGAGGTGATCCGCGGCCACCCCGTGGAGGAACTGGCCAGGGCCTCTGAGCACGCACTCGCCGTCGTGGTCGGGCGTCGCGGACACGGCGGATTCACCGGCATGCGGCTCGGCTCCGTGCCGCACGGCCTCCTGCACCACGCCCACTGTCCGGTCGTCACCGTGCCCCGGCCGGCCTGCGAGCCGAGCGCATGACGTCCGACGGGCCTGGCACTGCGCGACAGGCCGCGCTCCAGGAGCCCGGCCTCCGCGACCCTCCTGACCCGCGCGAGCCGGTCGCCCTGCTCTTCCGGGACCTGCGCACCTCTGGCCGGGGCCTGCCGGAACGCGAGGCGGCCCGCCGCCTGGCCGTGTACGGCCCCAACACCCTCGCCCGCCGCGGCGGCCGGCGCTGGCCCCGCGAACTCGCGCAGCAGTTCACCCACCCACTGGCCATGCTCCTCGCGCTCGCGGCGGTCCTCGCCGCCGTCAGCGGGGCGCCGGCGCTGGCCGTGGCGATCGTGGCCGTGATCCTCCTGAACGCCGCACTCGCGTTCGCCCAGGAGCAGCAGGCCGAGAAGGCGGTGGAGGCGCTGGCGGCCTTCCTTCCGGAGCAGGCGACCGTGGTCCGCGAGGGCGTGCGGCAGGAGGTGGCGGCCATGTCACTGGTCCCCGGGGATGTGTTGGTGGTCGAGGAGGGTGAGCGGATCTCCGCCGACGCCCGGTTGCTGTCCGGGGGTGTGGAGGTGGATCTCTCGGCGTTGACGGGTGAGTCGGTGCCGGTGTTCCGCTCGGCGGAGCTGGTGGACGTCGAGGGATTGTTGCTGGACGCCCGTGACCTGCTGTTCTCCGGGACGGCCTGTACCGGCGGGCAGGCCCAGGCCGTGGTCACCGCCACCGGGATGCACAGCGAGCTGGGCAGGATCGCGGCGCTGAGCCAGCGCACCCGGCGCGAGGAGAGCCCGCTGGAGCGCCAGGTCAAGCGGGCCGCCCGGCTGATCGCGCTGGTGGCGATCGGCGTGGGGCTGGCCTTTCTGCCGATCGGCCTCGCCGCCGGGCTGTCGCTCGCCGCCGCGGTGAGTT
This genomic window from Streptomyces sp. TLI_235 contains:
- a CDS encoding nucleotide-binding universal stress UspA family protein, coding for MASASRRRPIVLGVDARGPVQLATSWAADEADRRGLPLLLVHAVPRLTTDLRGFEKRYREELHHNGSQMLDQAAALAGERHPGLEVTSTLLDGNPGQVLCRESKQAELVVLGSRRLSRTEEFLSTYSVAVPVSAQAVCPVVVVRGPEHITQDPPYFVVGVDGSPSSAAAVDVAFDLAARRGAGLRAIWVWQSQLIARVDEHAAVQTLRRLLTETTAGHASRYPDVRLTHEVIRGHPVEELARASEHALAVVVGRRGHGGFTGMRLGSVPHGLLHHAHCPVVTVPRPACEPSA